tttcctatatAGAAGTAATTTCCTAGCTTCATCACCATGTTTTCTTTGTAAAGCACTGAAGCAAAAGAGTTCCAATTATCTTCTAAATTTTACATGgtcaaaacaaaatattattcaCATGAACAACTTAAAAACATATTAtccattctttatttttactgtgttaACAGCCCAATCCAATATAACAGTCTGTTAGCAAAACAGAGAACAAGCTCCTCAGCTCTCAACATACATTTTGAAATTATCTGGAAAACAGTTAAATACACAACAGCAATACCATACTCAATCAGAAACTTTTTTCCATGTGACTAAACCATTTAATGATTCATCCCTTCATTATCCAACAAATCCTTTCACAATCCTCTTGTACTCTAACCTTTCACAGACTTTAAGACTGCATATCCTCCTTAACATAGGACTCTTTTTTAAACCTGACTTTGTTTTCTTATCATTCACAGAACCTTAATTCAAAGTGCATATCTCTGCTTAGAAGCAACAGCCCCCAGGAAAGCTTCTAGGTTTTGCAAACTTCTAAATAACTAAAAATTCATACCTTTACCTTGGTTTTGTATTCACACGAGTTCCCCAAAACTGCACTGAAGAGCCACTAATTGTTTAACAAACACATAATGCACTTCACCTGTTACCACAGTGATTTCCACCCCACCCTATGTCTCCTTAGACTGAAGTTTGCCAGTTCAGGGATCATTTTGGCAAAGCCCCAATGTGTTAAATGCTATCAAAATAAAGATCAAAAAACTGCCTCTGCTTTACAAAGTTTAGAGAGCAAATGTGTTAATAGCACAAGGAAAAGAGTTGATTTAGTCAGCAGAAGTCTAGGTAGAGGtaaatttcagtttctgtgtaTTTCAGTTTCCCTAACTGTATATCTTTGTGTGAATTCCTTTAGCACAGAAAAGccagcacagagaaaacacacacagcacCTTACAGAGGTGTGACAGCACAGTCAGTACAGGATAAGGGCGATGATGGTAACCAGGGGAAGAGATGCAAACAGCCAGTCTGGAAGTGGTAATTCATGTTTCAtgaaacagaaaagggaaagccAATACATTTCTGAGGCTGCCTGTCCTTGAGCAGTACAGACTGCAGTGATGGGAGGGCTGATGACAAAATGCAGCTGGACAAGAAGGTGGCAGCATGCAAAGCACTGGTCTGAGAGATGAGCTGCATCCACAAGAGGAGATCACGCCTCTGGCCTGTGAGTCAGAGTCACATGCTGAACAGAAATAGATACAACTGAGATCCACTGGGTCATCAACAGGGATGCTGAGGGGATGAATGTGAATGACTGAGAACAAGCCAAAGAACGGTGCTGACAAAGGCAAGTGATGGTGAGAAActgggaggatgaggaaggagcATAGAcaagagaggagggaaaaaaacccaagtacAAAAAGAAAGTAGAAAGGTGAGAAGGCCTAGAAATGACAAACACCTGCGGAgtctgaaacaggaaaataaggaaaaacaggaaataagGAAAGCCTCAGGAGAGCAGTCATGGCAGAACCACAAAGATACTGAGGTCTCTGTGAGGTATTCAAGGGACTGAGGAACATAGGAGGTGCCAGGTGCACAGCTGCTATTTAGATGGAGTTCCAGAAAGCAAGGTAAGATAGCAGTGGCAGGAGGATGCATGACACACAGCAGGAGTCAAACACTGACACACACAGCAGTATGTCATAGGAAAGGGAATGGGTGGTGCAGGGATGCAGAATATGGACTGGGTTTAGTGACAGCAGGTTAGCCTAGTGAGAgaaagggaagagcagctgaTGAGAAGACAATGAACAATGAGAACAAGAAGGCTGTTAAGAGGAAAGAGTTCAGGAAAGAGCAAGAGATGACCTagtcaaaaataattattaccATAATTATCTTAGCAGCAGTTCCACCTgtccagctgcagtgctggggtaTGGTCTGTGCCACAGGGACTGCCCAGGAGGGCTTGTGGAGCACCTGGGAGAGAGTTACTGCCTGTTAGGAAAGTGCTGCCTGCACTCAAGAAGTGGCTGAGACCTTCCTCCCACATTTTCATCCCATGCAGCTTTTTACATGActtgcagctggagcagccttgGTTTCCAAAGACATCATTCCTGCAGGAACATGTACACAgccagggacagccctgcacacacagctgtggCAACACCTTGGAAAACAAGTGTTGCCAGGTCATACAAGGAATCTCTGaggtttgtttttaagaactgaaCTCAAACTAGGCTCAGAAAATCCTAGTCCACAGTGAATATACCATTGTGAGATACTTGTCAGGTGTGTTCCTTATCTTTCAAAGTTTGTATTATTATTCATGGTCGTGCAAGGAAAGTTGTTTTTTGTCTTCAAATAACAGccaaaacttaaaaatacaCACAACACTTTCTCCAAGAAAACCAGAGGGTGAATCTCTTAATTTACAGTATGGGACTATGAAAAAATAGTACCAAAGTATGAAAGCAGtgtacaaaaatacagaaaacataaaaatctttaataataataatattaaagtCTTCAGATTAACTTGATCTCTTCCAAAAATCAAACAGCAGAGTAACAAAATAACTTCAAATTCTTAGCTATTTACAACATAAGGGCAGCAAAAGTTATTTTAAGGTGCAGGCACAGGAACAAGTTCTCATGTGATAAGGAGTTACCTTACAGCCTAAAGATCAGGTATTTATTGTAACTCTCTGGACAGGTATCTTCACCATATCATAAAAGCAAGGTAATATTAAATAGGTAAAAGAAGTAGTTCACATTTATACAAGACAAGAACTTTCATACATGTGAGCAGTTCACAGGCACCTCAGCTTACTTTATGGATATGTTTTGTGCCAAAGCCCTTTCAATTACATTTctgcagagaagaaacattttgtAGCTGACCCTCACAGCCTGCAAAACTGTATTAGAGAGCTCACTTTGTTAAAGCTGAGAACTGTGGGGCATTCCACAAGGAATAACTGCCCCAAGTGCTCAAAAACAGTCCCCAAGGAAGACTGATAAGTGATTTTGACATGTATATTTATGATGTCTACACTGAACCCTTCCTGGAGCTGACTAGATGAAGCATTCTCAATATTCAGGTTTGGGTTTTAAGAAATACTACATAAAGATCAGTTACACAGCTCATCCACAGACACCCTTCCATGTATTCAGTCTTCTGCTGAAAAATAATCTTCATCTCTCACTTCTCTGTACTGCATTGAGGCCTTCCCCTCTGGTTCAAACCTGAGCATTTTTATATTCAGTCTCTCTGCAAGCTTCTGTGCTGCCAGCTTGGCTTGCATTTCCTatgttagaaaaaaaaggacacagGTTAGAAAAAGTGTTTGGTTTTCATTCTcatgaataaattaatataCTAAAATATAAACTTGACATCATAATATCAATAATTCCAAAGTGGGCTTAATTAAAAGCTTTAGTAACTAGCAAAGAAATTTCAAGGTTTTTTTCACACTTATGCATAACTATGCTAATATTTGACTCTTTTTATTAAGAGCTGAAATTCTCCATGTGGCAGCCCCCACCTGTGACACAGTAATGTGAGTTTTAACAGAACACTTCTACAACAGTGTCTAATTTAAATATTAGCCTGGCACTACCTGGAAAGTCAAAATCCACTACAACACAGTTTGAAGAACCTCAGAACCTGGATTCTTCAGACAGCATAAATAAAGGCAAATGTAGATACCTGCATATTTTAACAATAACAAATACTGCTAGGCCTTCATTTATTCAAGGGATAAAAACTCTTTAATGAAGAGAGGAGTGAAGAAAGTGCAACAAGGTCAGCATATCAACCCACAGAGATTGTGTTTAATGTAGGACTAATACTTTCAGAGGCCAATACATCATTCAAAGAATCAAATACTAGACAAAGTGCCTTTTCTCAAAGTCTGCCCATCACAATTAACCATCATGAAAAGAttgctttatctttttttcttgggAGTGATCCTGATTATATAATTTTCAGACCAAATTGTAAATTCATACCTCATAAGCTTCTTTTTGCTGTATCTGAATTGCTATGGATTCCTCTATGGATAACAGCTTGGCAGGGGAGTGGTGAAGTGGTGGCAGTCGAGCTGCTGTGATGTCATCCAAATGTTTCTTATCTCTGAGTCGTCTCTCTTCTGGAGGAACTGGAGAGCCACATCCCCCAGGTGATCGACTCAATGAGGAACCATGAGATGATCCACTCTGCTCTCCTGATAGTCTGGAAGACATAAAACACCTATGTTGTGACCCAAGTTTGCATCACAAGGTTGAACAACTCCAGtttcaaaacttatttttaacaTGTAAGAgttgaaaataaatctgaagtattatgaaaacacaaataaaaagtaaacagcactcagaaaaaacagaactatttctctgcagagagaaTATCACAAGTTACTCCTGACATGAACCAAACTGGTTTGCTGATTTATTAGCAAACTGAAGTAGCAATGCTTTGGGAGTCACACAAGGTACAAACCGTTACTGCTACCAGAACAGACAACGTAAACTGTAATTTCCCTAAAAgggcagaaaaagcaaaaggctTCCAGCTATTAAAGTCCTGCATGTTATAGAACTGATCCAAAAGTTTTGCCAATTGCTTAATAGTTTTGCACCTTAAGCTATGAAATTCTATGAAGATTCATGACAATTATTTCAAATAGGTAGAATTAAACCACTGCTCAGTACTAAGATTCCGTGGCATTTAAAGCTAAAGAGCCAACATATGAATCTTGTGTGTCATGAGACTAAATCTCTTTAATCATCACTAGAAAATAAAGCCATCATGCTTGTTCTGTACCATTTCCAATTTTATGCACATCAAGTACCTCACAAAAGGTTTCTCTATGTCATAACACTTAcgcatttgttttaaatttgggtttttttatgacTGGATTCTTGGCTCTGGCCTCTAGAACTTCAATGTAATGTGGTGTCTTGGGATGCTGGCTTCCAAATATGTTGCCCTTATGTTTTGCCACATCCTGCtctttttccagtattttttcactattttcccCATCTGCAATTGTAACTCTTTGAAAGGCATCAACCAAGGCTTCTTTACTACTATCCAAATCAGCTGTACTTTCTGTACCATCCTTGCTATTGCTCTGGGAGACTTGCTGATCATTGTTCAGGTGATTGCTTGTGGATGACTTAGAAATAGCTTCACAGAAACTACTCTGATCCTTTATAACAGTCTTCACTTCGTTTTTCCTCTGAGTCATTTGATTTTCCAAAGCTGTATTTGTGGCATCTTCTTCAATACATTCTGCCTCATGCCTTTCAGCAGCAATGTCTTCAATACTGTCTTTAATATTAGAGTTTTCATTAAAGACTGTGGAATCTACACTGTTCACTGTGTCCTCAGTTAGGACAGCTTCCTGTTTGCTTGTATTAATCTCCTCCTGTTTTGCCCGAAACTCCAACCTGACAGCAGATAACagctcagctgtcctggctaCTTCTTCCTCTTGGAAAATGGCAAGCTTCAGCTTTTCAGCAAAATCAGAGATCTTCTTACCCTTATCTGGAAGCTTAGCAATGAACTTcctaaaacaaacaagcaaaaactaTTACAAACAATCCTATTTCAACCTGAGATACAGAAGCTTTATTAGAATAGCTAACGGGACAGGTTTCACATTGCAACATCAGCTTCTGATTTACATACTCAACTTCTGAAACACAGCAAGATGCAAAGCACTTGCAGCACAGCACTAACTACATGTTGTCAGTGAAACATATGAGCCAtgaaatggtttgggtgggaagggaccttagagatcgTCTCGTTCCACCCCctccacgggcagggacactttccaagtgaggttgctcagagccccacccgaccctgaacacttccagggatgcagcagccacagcttctgttccagtgcctcaccaccctcacagggaaaaaatttcttccttctgtatCTAACCCAAATCTACTCTTTCACTTTGAACCTGTTCCCTCCCTTGTCCATCACTACATACTCTTGCAAATAGTTTTGCCCCATCGTTCCTGTAAGTTCCCCTCAGGTTCTGGAAGGCCGCAGTTAGGTTACCCCAAAGCCTTCCCTTTTTCAGGCTGAAccatcccaattctctcagcctttcctcataggacaggtgtccatccctgtgcccgcaggcagcagagccacacGGGCACGTACAGCCCGAGCGCTGCCCCGCATCCCAGAGCGGGGGTACCCGCGGGAGTACCCGCGCCCTCTCCGGGCCCCGCAGGCGCTGAACGGGAGCGAGCGGTTCGTCCTCTGCCGCCTGCGCAGGGACGGGCGAAGCCGGCGGGAAGCCCGGCCAGCTCCCCGGCGCCCGCGCTCCGGCTGCCCTCACCGGTCTGCCAGCAGCCGCTCCTGCCGCCTCAGCATCTCGCGGAGCTCGGGCAGCGCCCGCCCGCGCAGCCCCGGAGCCGCCGCCATGGGCACCCGGCAGCGCACTGCGCGCCGCCATCTTGCCGGAAGCGACGGCGCGGCGGCAGGGCCAGACTTGCTCAGAACGCGAAGGGCGGCGCGGATCGCGGATCGCGGATCGCGCACCCCGCCGGGACAGCCCTGAGGGAGGCGGGGTGCGGGACCGGGGCCCGTTCGCCCGGCGCTGGGGACTCGCCTTCATCGTACGAGACTTGCAACAACAGCTGGGAAAGCTGCGTTTTGTGTCCCGTACGGCACGTGTGACACGTGCGGAGCAGCGCTGAAAGGCTGTGGGTTTGAGTTTGAGAGCAATTTGACACCTTTTAGCAGTGTTTTGGGTCAGCCCTATAGCAGACTCTGACTTTCCCCCATCCCCAGGGACCAATCTGCTATTCTGTCTAAGTTTTTCGACATCTTCTGTCTGTGGAAATGATTAAGCAaagttttaaaacagtttttcacttcaaaattctgggaatttctgctGTCATTTTTGGCTAATGCATAACTCTTAAAATCCAGGGGGTTAATCTTTCCTTCCCTGTGTTATCCTACATTTACtatactttgttttaaaatctaaGTACTTTTTCTTGTGAAATACAAATCTTTCAATGGATATACTCCAGCCACATTTTTTAACTGAATAATCAgttttataaatgagaaacaaagtctcgatatttagcagAATTTAGATTGCTTAATTTGATATAGACCAGCAaacagcgctggggaacgtgaggagTCAtcgcccactccacgctccctcgaaccttggtttgcagctcctttttataggatggttttccttgtagtctccggacagtttgtcaagcagccatgtggtcttggtagatgAGGAGCAGAAGACATggggggtcttgtcttaacagatAGGTTGGGATTGATTACATGAAGGCAGGAAATTTggtattgcaaaatctttcaggttgcaattgattatacaaaggcaggaaatctgcttttgcaatatctttcaggccgtggggAAACCTctgttttacaaactggtatcaaatacaatttactacaaaacacaatattcatagCAAcaggatttaaacagaatgatttaataatttttctctatctaatgtccatgcttcatttcagacctaagtattctggtttatacaaaccccaatgcttttatgattaacaggaatcttttatcaattatcacatcAGCAAAACTTTACTGTGGGGTCGCACGTGCCTGGCGTGGTGGTGTCAGTGCAGGCTGTGTGAGGCTCCAGGGAGGCCACAGCATCCCAGGAACaactgcagagctgcacagaACTGCACTGCACACTGTGGGACAGCACTGACCCCAGAGCTCCTGAGCTGCACACACACCCTCGGTGAGCCTCTCCTGGTAGCAGCAGTGGGTCGTTAGTGAATGGTGATTCCCAGGAGGCAGCTGGCACTTTTTTTTAGTTGATCCCAGTGGAGGTTTCTGGACCCGAGCAGAAGTGAGAGGCACGTTTCTTGGGGACTGTTAAAGGCCTTGTTCTATGAGCAGGACGAAGGCAGGGCCAAGCTGAGGGACTGGAGAAGGAAGCGTTCTGAAATGTCTGCCTGCCCCTTTGTTTGCACAGCTGGACGGCCgagggaaaggctgagagctGGAGGAAATGAGATTAATCAAGTAGGCAGCTCCCCATGGAAAAAACACCAGTCAGGGTGAGAAAACCATCCAGTGACTACTTGAAGAGACCATTTCACTGTCTGCTATGCACTACCTGGATCAGCTATGGACGAGCCCCTGGGGGAGTTTTGCCTAAGAGTTCAGGAAATCACTGGAGTTTTTCTCACTGGGAGATCCCCCACAATTACAGGACACAAGTTCTTTGAACTGCTGCCTCTGTTACGAAGGTTTAAATCATGCATCTATGTCACATTTCTGCATCTTGCAAGAAGGAACACTTGATCCTGCAGATAGGAGAGTGTGGGAACACTGGGCATGGaaactgctgctgccagcagagaaaTGAGAATCTAGACGGAATAATCTCATCAGACCACTGCTCTCACAAAAATGTTCAACTGCTTAATGACATGTACAGAAAAGCAATGCCAGTACTTACAGTGGGTTCAATTTATGTACTCAACTGCATAAGCACAGAAAAAAGTAGTGCAAAAGATGAAGAGAATAAAGTGTTAATAACATGGCTTCTGGGATTCACAGCTGATCATTGTATATCTCAGTTGGAATACTGTTCACTAAGTCTATTGGTCCAAGTTCACTGGGAAGGAATATTGTTTATCTTTACAGTTTGGGAGTGATAAATTTAGGaataacattttctgtttaCAGGTAACCCACAGATCCAGAATGATGAACAAGTAGCTGAAGTTTGGAAGGTGCTGGAACAAATATATTATTGATTAT
This window of the Cinclus cinclus chromosome 13, bCinCin1.1, whole genome shotgun sequence genome carries:
- the POLR2M gene encoding protein GRINL1A, whose protein sequence is MAAAPGLRGRALPELREMLRRQERLLADRKFIAKLPDKGKKISDFAEKLKLAIFQEEEVARTAELLSAVRLEFRAKQEEINTSKQEAVLTEDTVNSVDSTVFNENSNIKDSIEDIAAERHEAECIEEDATNTALENQMTQRKNEVKTVIKDQSSFCEAISKSSTSNHLNNDQQVSQSNSKDGTESTADLDSSKEALVDAFQRVTIADGENSEKILEKEQDVAKHKGNIFGSQHPKTPHYIEVLEARAKNPVIKKPKFKTNALSGEQSGSSHGSSLSRSPGGCGSPVPPEERRLRDKKHLDDITAARLPPLHHSPAKLLSIEESIAIQIQQKEAYEEMQAKLAAQKLAERLNIKMLRFEPEGKASMQYREVRDEDYFSAED